From Streptomyces sp. NBC_00370, a single genomic window includes:
- a CDS encoding DsbA family protein, translating to MSEKNREATRSARERLRRERETHKAREKRKRGLIVAATVVGVLGATAAVGVVAANIGKDKTTGAAGAGPAVAPSGARGKDDLAIQVGSAKAPSTLTVWEDFRCPICGQFENVFRSTFHDLESSGQLKIEYHLATIIDGNMGGTGSVRAANAAACAQDAGKFAKYHDTLYSNQPPETDDAFGKNSRLLDLAAKVPGLRTPAFDSCVKDGKHDSWVRASADAFRTGGFAGTPTVLLNGTPVFPKKGNENISPANLKKWVAEANKGKKPGASEAASPSAS from the coding sequence GTGAGCGAGAAGAACCGAGAGGCAACGAGGAGCGCGAGAGAGCGGCTCCGGCGGGAACGTGAAACGCACAAGGCGCGGGAGAAGCGCAAGCGCGGTCTGATCGTGGCGGCGACGGTCGTCGGCGTACTGGGGGCGACGGCCGCCGTGGGGGTGGTCGCCGCCAACATCGGCAAGGACAAGACCACCGGCGCGGCGGGCGCGGGGCCCGCGGTCGCGCCCTCGGGCGCCCGGGGCAAGGACGACCTCGCGATCCAGGTGGGCTCGGCGAAGGCACCGTCCACGCTCACCGTGTGGGAGGACTTCCGCTGTCCGATCTGCGGCCAGTTCGAGAACGTGTTCCGCAGCACGTTCCACGACCTGGAGAGCTCGGGACAGCTCAAGATCGAGTACCACCTCGCGACGATCATCGACGGCAACATGGGCGGTACGGGCTCGGTGCGCGCCGCGAACGCGGCGGCCTGCGCCCAGGACGCGGGAAAGTTCGCCAAGTACCACGACACGCTGTACTCGAACCAGCCGCCGGAGACCGACGACGCCTTCGGCAAGAACAGCAGGCTGCTGGACCTCGCGGCCAAGGTCCCGGGGCTGCGCACGCCCGCGTTCGACTCGTGCGTGAAGGACGGGAAGCATGACTCCTGGGTCCGCGCCTCGGCCGACGCCTTCCGCACCGGCGGCTTCGCCGGCACCCCGACGGTCCTGCTGAACGGCACGCCGGTGTTCCCGAAGAAGGGCAACGAGAACATCAGCCCGGCCAACTTGAAGAAGTGGGTCGCCGAGGCCAACAAGGGCAAAAAGCCGGGCGCGAGCGAGGCCGCGAGCCCGTCCGCGAGCTGA
- the trpA gene encoding tryptophan synthase subunit alpha, producing the protein MSGNIQLLGDTLAAAKADNRAALIAYLPAGFPTVDGGIAAVKAVFDGGADVVEIGLPHSDPVLDGPVIQTADDIALRGGVKIADVMRTVREAYEATGKPVLVMTYWNPVDRYGVERFTAELAEAGGAGCILPDLPVQESELWRQHAEKQGLATVFVVAPSSRDERLAKITAVGSGFVYAASLMGVTGTRASVGAQAQDLVRRTRATTGLPVCVGLGVSDAAQAAEVAGFADGVIVGSAFVKRMLDAADEEAGLVAVRALAAELAEGVRKR; encoded by the coding sequence GTGAGCGGCAACATCCAACTGCTCGGCGACACGCTCGCCGCGGCCAAGGCGGACAACCGCGCCGCGCTGATCGCCTATCTGCCGGCCGGGTTCCCGACCGTGGACGGCGGGATCGCCGCGGTCAAGGCCGTCTTCGACGGCGGCGCCGACGTGGTCGAGATCGGGCTGCCGCACAGCGACCCGGTGCTCGACGGCCCGGTCATCCAGACCGCCGACGACATCGCGCTGCGCGGCGGCGTCAAGATCGCCGATGTGATGCGTACGGTCCGCGAGGCGTACGAGGCCACCGGCAAGCCGGTGCTGGTCATGACGTACTGGAACCCGGTCGACCGCTACGGCGTCGAGCGGTTCACCGCCGAGCTGGCCGAGGCGGGCGGCGCCGGGTGCATCCTGCCCGACCTGCCCGTGCAGGAGTCGGAGCTGTGGCGGCAGCACGCGGAGAAGCAGGGGCTCGCCACGGTCTTCGTGGTCGCCCCCAGCAGCCGCGACGAACGCCTCGCGAAGATCACGGCGGTGGGCAGCGGATTCGTCTACGCCGCGTCCCTGATGGGCGTCACCGGCACCCGCGCCTCGGTCGGCGCGCAGGCCCAGGACCTGGTCCGGCGCACCCGCGCCACGACCGGGCTGCCGGTCTGTGTCGGCCTCGGCGTCTCCGACGCCGCGCAGGCCGCCGAGGTCGCCGGATTCGCCGACGGGGTCATCGTCGGCTCGGCCTTCGTCAAGCGGATGCTGGACGCCGCCGACGAGGAAGCCGGTCTTGTCGCCGTCCGGGCGCTCGCCGCCGAGCTGGCGGAAGGCGTTCGCAAGCGCTGA
- the trpB gene encoding tryptophan synthase subunit beta yields the protein MSEFFIPDPAGQIPSVDGYFGAFGGKFIPEALVAAVDEVAVEYEKAKGDPAFAAELDELMVNYTGRPSSLTEVPRFAEHAGGARVFLKREDLNHTGSHKINNVLGQALLTRRMGKTRVIAETGAGQHGVATATACALFGLECTIYMGEIDTERQALNVARMRMLGAEVIAVKSGSRTLKDAINEAFRDWVANVDRTHYLFGTVAGPHPFPAMVRDFHRVIGVEARRQILERAGRLPDAAVACVGGGSNAIGLFHAFIPDTEVRLIGCEPAGHGIDSGEHAATLTAGEPGILHGSRSYVLQDDEGQITEPYSISAGLDYPGIGPEHAYLKDSGRGEYRAVTDDAAMQSLRLLSRTEGIIPAIESAHALAGAIEVGQELGAEGLIVVNLSGRGDKDMDTAARYFGLYDGEGTK from the coding sequence GTGTCCGAGTTCTTCATTCCTGACCCGGCGGGTCAGATCCCCAGCGTCGACGGGTACTTCGGTGCCTTCGGCGGCAAGTTCATCCCCGAGGCGCTCGTCGCCGCCGTCGACGAGGTCGCCGTCGAGTACGAGAAGGCCAAGGGCGATCCTGCCTTCGCCGCCGAACTCGACGAACTGATGGTCAACTACACCGGCCGGCCCAGCTCGCTGACCGAGGTGCCGAGGTTCGCCGAACACGCGGGCGGCGCCCGGGTGTTCCTCAAGCGCGAGGACCTCAACCACACCGGCTCGCACAAGATCAACAATGTGCTCGGCCAGGCGCTGCTCACCCGGCGCATGGGCAAGACCCGGGTCATCGCCGAGACGGGCGCGGGCCAGCACGGCGTGGCGACCGCCACCGCCTGCGCGCTGTTCGGCCTCGAATGCACCATCTACATGGGCGAGATCGACACCGAGCGCCAGGCGCTCAACGTCGCCCGGATGCGGATGCTCGGCGCCGAGGTCATCGCGGTGAAGTCCGGCAGCCGCACCCTGAAGGACGCCATCAACGAGGCGTTCCGCGACTGGGTCGCCAACGTCGACCGTACGCACTACCTGTTCGGCACGGTCGCGGGACCGCACCCGTTCCCCGCCATGGTCCGCGACTTCCACCGGGTGATCGGTGTCGAGGCCAGGCGGCAGATCCTGGAGCGGGCCGGCCGGCTGCCCGACGCCGCCGTCGCCTGCGTCGGCGGCGGCTCCAACGCGATCGGCCTCTTCCACGCGTTCATCCCCGACACCGAGGTGCGGCTGATCGGCTGCGAGCCGGCCGGACACGGCATCGACAGCGGCGAGCACGCCGCCACCCTCACGGCCGGCGAGCCCGGCATCCTGCACGGGTCGCGGTCCTACGTGCTCCAGGACGACGAAGGCCAGATCACCGAGCCGTACTCGATCTCGGCCGGACTCGACTACCCGGGCATCGGCCCCGAGCACGCCTACCTCAAGGACAGCGGACGCGGGGAGTACCGCGCGGTCACCGACGACGCGGCGATGCAGTCGCTGCGCCTGCTGTCGCGCACCGAGGGCATCATCCCGGCCATCGAGAGCGCCCACGCGCTGGCCGGCGCCATCGAGGTCGGCCAGGAACTCGGCGCCGAGGGGCTGATCGTCGTCAACCTCTCCGGGCGCGGCGACAAGGACATGGACACGGCCGCCCGCTACTTCGGGCTGTACGACGGGGAGGGCACGAAGTGA
- the trpM gene encoding tryptophan biosynthesis modulator TrpM, giving the protein MSTASVVSALPLAGYAPLARGCRPRGCRAPARRVHGRRVRYVIGDEPGQVNGMRWRRATAL; this is encoded by the coding sequence ATGTCCACCGCCTCCGTCGTCAGCGCGCTGCCCCTCGCCGGGTACGCGCCGCTGGCGCGCGGGTGCCGGCCGCGCGGCTGCCGGGCGCCCGCCCGCCGGGTGCACGGCAGGCGGGTGCGGTACGTGATCGGTGACGAGCCGGGACAGGTCAACGGGATGCGATGGCGGCGCGCCACGGCGCTCTGA
- the trpC gene encoding indole-3-glycerol phosphate synthase TrpC, with the protein MSVLDEIIDGVRADLAERQARVGLDELKKRAAKAPDAKDGVAALRGDSVKVICEVKRSSPSKGALAAIADPAGLAADYEAGGAAVISVLTEQRRFGGSLADLEAVRAKVDIPVLRKDFVVTSYQLWEARAYGADLVLLIVSALEQDALVSLIERAESIGLTPLVEVHDEDEVERAVDAGAKIIGVNARDLKTLKVDRGTFERVAPEIPAHIVKIAESGVRGPHDLIAYANAGADAVLVGESLVTGRDPKSAVADLVAAGAHPALRHGRD; encoded by the coding sequence GTGAGTGTGCTCGACGAGATCATCGACGGCGTACGCGCCGACCTCGCAGAGCGGCAGGCGCGTGTCGGCCTCGACGAGCTCAAGAAGCGCGCGGCCAAGGCACCCGACGCCAAGGACGGGGTCGCGGCCCTGCGCGGGGACAGCGTCAAGGTCATCTGCGAGGTGAAGCGCTCCAGCCCGTCGAAGGGCGCGCTCGCCGCCATCGCCGACCCCGCGGGGCTCGCCGCCGACTACGAGGCGGGCGGCGCGGCCGTCATCTCCGTACTGACCGAGCAGCGGCGCTTCGGCGGTTCGCTGGCCGACCTGGAGGCCGTCCGCGCCAAGGTCGACATCCCGGTCCTGCGCAAGGACTTCGTCGTCACGTCGTACCAGCTCTGGGAGGCCCGCGCCTACGGCGCCGACCTGGTGCTGCTCATCGTCTCGGCGCTGGAGCAGGACGCGCTGGTCTCCCTGATCGAGCGGGCCGAGTCGATCGGACTCACCCCGCTGGTCGAGGTGCACGACGAGGACGAGGTCGAGCGCGCCGTCGACGCGGGCGCGAAGATCATCGGCGTCAACGCCCGCGACCTGAAGACCCTGAAGGTCGACCGCGGCACGTTCGAACGGGTCGCCCCCGAGATCCCCGCCCACATCGTGAAGATCGCCGAGTCCGGGGTGCGCGGGCCGCACGACCTGATCGCCTACGCGAACGCCGGCGCCGACGCCGTGCTCGTCGGCGAGTCGCTGGTCACCGGACGCGACCCGAAGTCGGCTGTCGCCGATCTCGTGGCCGCGGGCGCCCACCCGGCGCTGCGGCACGGGAGGGACTGA
- a CDS encoding DUF2752 domain-containing protein produces MLPTPAAPAAAPAPLPRRLLPPLATLAGIAAAFTYVGLVDPNETGHYPLCPMYAVTGLYCPGCGGLRSAHAFIHGDLATAFGDNALAVVGYVLFAAVWVIWLVRARKGRPVRLVLPTAVWWSLGAVILVFTLLRNLPFGSALAP; encoded by the coding sequence ATGCTCCCAACCCCAGCGGCGCCGGCGGCTGCGCCCGCGCCCCTCCCGCGCCGGCTGCTGCCGCCGCTCGCGACCCTCGCCGGGATCGCCGCCGCCTTCACCTACGTCGGCCTGGTCGACCCGAACGAGACGGGTCACTACCCGCTCTGCCCGATGTACGCCGTCACCGGCCTGTACTGCCCGGGCTGCGGCGGTCTGCGCAGTGCCCATGCCTTCATCCACGGCGATCTGGCCACGGCGTTCGGTGACAACGCGCTCGCTGTCGTCGGCTATGTGCTCTTCGCGGCCGTGTGGGTGATCTGGCTGGTACGCGCCCGGAAGGGGCGGCCGGTCCGGCTGGTCCTGCCCACCGCCGTGTGGTGGTCGCTCGGCGCGGTGATCCTGGTCTTCACCCTGCTGCGGAACCTCCCGTTCGGCTCGGCGCTCGCCCCGTGA
- a CDS encoding HGxxPAAW family protein has translation MAGSSHGHSLAAWTGVIIAFIGFCVGGVFMVADNTFGFWVGIGVVLIGGLVGLAMRLAGLGVPKESTEMAEAREKAGRAQTQSV, from the coding sequence ATGGCGGGCAGCAGCCACGGACACAGCCTGGCGGCCTGGACCGGCGTCATCATCGCCTTCATCGGCTTCTGTGTCGGCGGGGTCTTCATGGTCGCCGACAACACCTTCGGGTTCTGGGTCGGTATCGGTGTCGTCCTGATCGGCGGCCTCGTGGGACTCGCCATGAGGCTGGCGGGCCTGGGCGTCCCCAAGGAGTCCACGGAAATGGCCGAGGCCAGGGAGAAGGCGGGACGGGCGCAGACGCAGTCCGTCTGA
- a CDS encoding TIGR02234 family membrane protein has translation MGCVSAVPIPQPRAAAAAASDAPSSRRSLAAALLLGAVGAAVVLIASGQTWAEGKAFVGGGSVPLSADGRDVTGVPAALAVVGLAALVAVFAVRRAGRLLVSLLLALSGAGAATAAFLGASGHSALDSQAAETTGDTAATVSALSHTAWPYVTAAASVLILLAGLLALRYGKNWPAMSGRYERDAATGPGASGGLRRTARRAPVVDPDRPEDLWKAIDRGEDPTTLT, from the coding sequence GTGGGGTGCGTGAGTGCCGTACCCATACCCCAGCCACGAGCGGCTGCCGCCGCCGCTTCGGACGCCCCGAGCAGCCGCCGCAGCCTCGCCGCTGCCCTGCTCCTCGGCGCCGTCGGCGCGGCCGTCGTGCTGATCGCCTCCGGCCAGACCTGGGCCGAGGGCAAGGCGTTCGTCGGCGGCGGCTCCGTGCCCCTGAGCGCCGACGGCCGTGATGTCACCGGGGTGCCCGCCGCCTTGGCCGTCGTCGGTCTCGCCGCGCTCGTCGCCGTCTTCGCCGTCCGCAGGGCGGGCCGGCTGCTGGTCTCGCTGCTGCTCGCGCTCAGCGGCGCCGGCGCCGCGACCGCCGCGTTCCTCGGCGCCTCGGGACACTCCGCCCTCGACAGCCAGGCCGCCGAGACCACTGGCGACACCGCGGCGACCGTCAGCGCGCTGAGCCACACCGCCTGGCCGTACGTGACGGCGGCGGCCAGCGTACTGATCCTGCTCGCCGGGCTGCTCGCCCTGCGCTACGGCAAGAACTGGCCCGCGATGTCCGGACGTTACGAGCGTGACGCCGCCACGGGCCCGGGAGCCTCCGGCGGTCTGCGGCGCACCGCGCGGCGCGCCCCGGTCGTCGATCCCGACCGGCCCGAGGACCTGTGGAAGGCGATCGACCGCGGCGAGGACCCCACCACCCTGACCTGA
- a CDS encoding anthranilate synthase component I: MDLETFRKLAADRRVIPVSRRLLADGDTPVGLYRKLAAERPGTFLLESAENGRSWSRYSFVGVRSSATLTERDGATHWLGTPPVGVPVDGDPLAALRATVEALHTPRDLADGMPPFTGGMVGYLGFDIVRRLEKIGDHARDDLRLPELTMLLTSDLAVLDHWDNTVLLIANAINHNDLDTGVDEAYADAVARLDAMAADLARPVDSAPTALPASELPDYTARWGGADFQAVVEEIKERIRAGEAFQVVPSQRFETDCTASALDVYRVLRATNPSPYMYLFRFTGADGAPFDVVGSSPEALVKVEDGHAMVHPIAGTRPRGATPQEDQALADELLADPKERAEHLMLVDLGRNDLGRVCRPGSVEVVDFMSVERYSHVMHIVSTVTGQVAEGRSAFDVLTACFPAGTLSGAPKPRALQIIDELEPTRRGVYGGCVGYLDFAGDSDTAIAIRTALLRGGTAYVQAGAGIVADSDPVSEDTECRNKAAAVLRAVHTANRLNATG; encoded by the coding sequence ATGGATCTTGAGACCTTCCGCAAGCTGGCGGCCGACCGCCGCGTCATCCCCGTCAGCCGGCGTCTCCTCGCGGACGGCGACACCCCGGTCGGCCTGTACCGCAAACTGGCGGCCGAGCGGCCCGGCACGTTCCTGCTGGAGTCGGCGGAGAACGGCCGCTCCTGGTCCCGGTACTCCTTCGTCGGCGTACGGTCGTCCGCCACCCTGACCGAGCGCGACGGCGCCACGCACTGGCTCGGCACCCCGCCCGTCGGCGTCCCCGTGGACGGCGATCCGCTGGCGGCCCTGCGCGCCACGGTCGAGGCGCTGCACACCCCGCGCGACCTCGCCGACGGCATGCCGCCCTTCACCGGCGGCATGGTCGGCTACCTCGGCTTCGACATCGTCCGCAGGCTGGAGAAGATCGGCGACCACGCGCGCGACGACCTGCGGCTGCCCGAGCTGACGATGCTGCTCACCTCGGACCTCGCCGTCCTGGACCACTGGGACAACACGGTCCTGCTGATCGCCAACGCGATCAACCACAACGACCTGGACACGGGGGTGGACGAGGCGTACGCCGACGCCGTCGCCCGGCTCGACGCGATGGCCGCCGACCTCGCCAGGCCCGTCGACTCCGCGCCCACCGCGCTGCCCGCCTCCGAACTGCCCGACTACACCGCCCGCTGGGGCGGCGCCGACTTCCAGGCCGTCGTCGAGGAGATCAAGGAGCGGATCAGGGCGGGGGAGGCGTTCCAGGTCGTGCCCTCGCAGCGCTTCGAGACCGACTGCACGGCGAGCGCGCTCGACGTGTACCGGGTGCTGCGGGCCACCAACCCCAGCCCGTACATGTACCTCTTCCGGTTCACCGGCGCCGACGGCGCGCCCTTCGACGTCGTCGGGTCGAGCCCCGAGGCCCTGGTCAAGGTCGAGGACGGGCACGCGATGGTGCACCCCATCGCGGGGACCCGGCCGCGCGGCGCGACCCCGCAGGAGGACCAGGCGCTCGCCGACGAACTCCTCGCCGACCCCAAGGAGCGCGCCGAGCACCTGATGCTGGTCGATCTCGGCCGCAACGACCTGGGGCGGGTCTGCCGGCCCGGCAGCGTCGAGGTCGTCGACTTCATGTCCGTCGAGCGCTACTCGCACGTGATGCACATCGTCTCCACCGTGACCGGACAGGTCGCCGAGGGCCGCAGCGCCTTCGACGTCCTCACCGCGTGCTTCCCGGCAGGCACTCTTTCGGGTGCTCCCAAGCCGCGCGCGCTGCAGATCATCGACGAGCTGGAGCCGACGCGGCGCGGCGTGTACGGCGGGTGCGTCGGCTATCTCGACTTCGCCGGCGACTCCGACACCGCCATCGCCATCCGTACGGCTCTGCTGCGCGGCGGCACCGCGTACGTCCAGGCGGGAGCGGGCATCGTCGCCGACTCCGACCCGGTTTCCGAGGACACCGAATGCCGTAACAAGGCCGCCGCCGTGCTGCGCGCCGTCCACACCGCCAACCGGCTGAACGCGACCGGCTGA
- the hisI gene encoding phosphoribosyl-AMP cyclohydrolase, with product MSSTTAAPGPSGNLDPAIADRLKRSPEGLVPAIAQQYDTGEVLMLGWMDDEALHRTLTTGRCTYWSRSRREYWVKGDTSGHVQHVKSVALDCDADTVLVKVDQVGAACHTGDRTCFDAGILLGDG from the coding sequence ATGAGCAGCACGACCGCGGCACCCGGCCCGAGCGGCAATCTCGACCCCGCCATCGCCGACCGGCTCAAGCGCAGCCCCGAGGGGCTGGTTCCGGCCATCGCGCAGCAGTACGACACGGGCGAGGTGCTGATGCTCGGGTGGATGGACGACGAGGCGCTGCACCGCACCCTGACCACCGGGCGGTGCACCTACTGGTCGCGCAGCCGGCGGGAGTACTGGGTCAAGGGCGACACGTCCGGCCATGTCCAGCACGTGAAATCGGTGGCGCTGGACTGCGACGCCGACACCGTGCTCGTCAAGGTCGACCAGGTGGGCGCCGCCTGCCACACCGGGGACCGGACGTGCTTCGACGCCGGGATCCTGCTGGGTGACGGGTAA
- a CDS encoding TIGR03085 family metal-binding protein: MSTHAKRERLLLADLLEAAGPEAPTLCEGWLTRDLAAHVVVRERRPDAAGGMLISRLKNRLDRVQGEYHEKPYEELIQLIRTGPPRISPYNIKQLDEAANTTEFYIHAEDVRRAQPDWTPRELDRVFADSLWSRLEKGARLMGRKSPVGLVLRLADGRTAVAHRGTPVVTATGEPGELTLFLSGRQSSADVELEGDKDAVARLLEAKLGV, from the coding sequence ATGTCGACCCATGCCAAGCGTGAACGACTTCTGCTCGCCGATCTGTTGGAAGCGGCGGGGCCCGAGGCCCCGACCCTGTGCGAGGGCTGGCTGACGCGGGACCTCGCCGCCCATGTGGTGGTGCGCGAGCGCCGCCCCGACGCGGCCGGCGGGATGCTGATCTCCCGGCTGAAGAACCGCCTCGACCGTGTGCAGGGCGAATACCACGAGAAGCCGTACGAGGAGCTGATCCAGCTCATCCGTACCGGCCCGCCGCGGATCTCCCCGTACAACATCAAGCAGCTGGACGAGGCGGCCAACACCACCGAGTTCTACATCCACGCCGAGGACGTCAGGCGGGCCCAGCCCGACTGGACGCCGCGCGAGCTGGACCGGGTGTTCGCCGACTCGCTCTGGTCCCGCCTGGAGAAGGGTGCGCGGCTGATGGGCCGCAAGTCCCCGGTCGGCCTGGTGCTGCGCCTGGCCGACGGCCGCACGGCGGTGGCCCACCGCGGCACCCCGGTGGTGACGGCCACGGGCGAACCGGGCGAGCTGACGCTGTTCCTGTCGGGCCGGCAGTCGTCGGCGGACGTGGAACTGGAGGGCGACAAGGACGCGGTGGCGCGGCTGCTGGAGGCGAAGCTCGGCGTCTGA
- a CDS encoding PucR family transcriptional regulator: MPHVIRTQQTPIALLPVRTTTPVRSLVDAEAVAVLHRAARVLLDDLAGLTDRLVATLRAQEPAYRVAIDADASEIWQEVHRSLRHNIGSLIRPREARDAARRTSWRIGATRAEQGVPLDAVLHAFRLGGAMVWQGLIDETARRHADDIRLLIHVAADVWNFVDEHCGLVADAYRQTERRMAWRRENRLRLMTAALLEGSARVSDLPDAAAMLDLPADGSYAVLAVAGLRVTPQGDAPPLPLPPGTRAVWHASADAHHAIVPLTGAETVASVLAGLAPPPGVRVGVSSAVTGIAAVGEARRLADIALRTCPRAGGVVLLDDHLPAALVASSPDLGAALAGRVLGPLDRLDPADRDLLVETLTAWLDSDGSARRAAARLYCHRNTVLNRLRRFEQLTGRSLARPTDAVEVSLALVAGRLHPRRPDERT; encoded by the coding sequence ATGCCGCATGTCATCCGCACGCAGCAGACGCCGATCGCGCTGCTCCCGGTCCGTACCACGACCCCCGTCCGCTCACTGGTCGACGCGGAGGCCGTCGCCGTGCTGCACCGGGCCGCCCGGGTGCTGCTGGACGATCTGGCCGGTCTCACCGACCGGCTGGTCGCCACCCTGCGGGCGCAGGAGCCCGCCTACCGGGTGGCGATCGACGCCGACGCGTCGGAGATATGGCAGGAGGTGCACCGCTCGCTGCGGCACAACATCGGATCGCTGATCAGGCCGCGGGAGGCCAGGGACGCCGCCCGCCGCACCTCCTGGCGTATCGGCGCCACCCGCGCCGAGCAGGGCGTGCCGCTCGACGCCGTGCTGCACGCCTTCCGGCTCGGCGGCGCCATGGTGTGGCAGGGGCTCATCGACGAGACGGCGCGCCGGCACGCCGACGACATCCGGCTGCTCATCCATGTCGCGGCGGACGTCTGGAACTTCGTCGACGAGCACTGCGGCCTGGTCGCCGACGCCTACCGGCAGACCGAGCGCCGGATGGCCTGGCGCCGGGAGAACCGGCTCCGGCTGATGACGGCGGCGCTGCTCGAAGGATCGGCGCGGGTCAGCGACCTGCCGGACGCCGCCGCCATGCTGGACCTGCCGGCGGACGGCAGCTACGCCGTCCTCGCCGTGGCCGGCCTACGCGTCACCCCGCAGGGCGACGCACCGCCACTGCCCCTGCCGCCGGGCACCCGCGCCGTCTGGCACGCCTCCGCCGACGCCCACCACGCGATCGTGCCGCTCACCGGCGCCGAGACAGTCGCCTCGGTGCTGGCGGGCCTCGCACCGCCGCCGGGGGTACGTGTCGGCGTCAGCTCGGCCGTGACCGGGATCGCCGCCGTCGGCGAGGCCCGCAGGCTCGCCGACATCGCGCTGCGCACCTGTCCGCGCGCCGGCGGCGTCGTACTCCTCGACGACCATCTGCCGGCCGCGCTCGTCGCCTCGTCACCCGACCTGGGCGCGGCCCTGGCCGGGCGGGTGCTCGGCCCGCTGGACCGGCTGGATCCGGCCGACCGTGACCTGCTCGTCGAGACGCTCACGGCCTGGCTCGACTCCGACGGCTCGGCGCGGCGCGCGGCGGCCCGGCTCTACTGCCACCGCAACACCGTCCTGAACCGGCTGCGCCGCTTCGAACAGCTCACCGGCCGCAGCCTGGCCCGCCCGACCGACGCGGTCGAGGTCTCCCTGGCCCTGGTGGCGGGCCGCCTGCACCCCCGCCGCCCGGACGAGCGGACCTAG